The following proteins are encoded in a genomic region of Planococcus lenghuensis:
- a CDS encoding glycosyl-4,4'-diaponeurosporenoate acyltransferase CrtO family protein: MPIIEFSFIWILTIDIAAWTLLHLGISTALLSLPADRFTYDTAVTRIHHWEQEGEIWQQIFGIKHWKDRLPDGSSIFRKGFQKKRLSASSEMYLNQFIVESRRAEWTHWLLIPPSLIFFLWNPIWAGWIMVIYALAVNIPFILIQRYNRPRLQRLADRITDVKPKSSS, encoded by the coding sequence ATGCCTATCATAGAATTTTCATTTATCTGGATCCTCACTATCGATATTGCAGCGTGGACACTGCTTCACTTGGGGATTTCCACCGCCCTTCTTTCTCTCCCGGCTGACCGGTTCACCTATGATACTGCCGTTACCCGCATCCATCATTGGGAGCAGGAGGGTGAGATTTGGCAGCAAATATTCGGAATCAAACATTGGAAAGACAGGCTTCCAGACGGCAGCAGTATTTTCCGCAAAGGTTTTCAGAAAAAGCGGCTTTCTGCGAGCTCGGAAATGTACTTGAACCAGTTTATTGTCGAATCGCGGCGTGCTGAATGGACGCATTGGCTGCTGATCCCGCCAAGCCTGATATTTTTTCTGTGGAATCCAATTTGGGCGGGCTGGATTATGGTGATTTATGCACTAGCCGTAAACATTCCATTCATTCTTATCCAGCGTTATAATCGGCCTCGTTTGCAGCGGCTGGCTGATCGAATAACAGACGTGAAGCCGAAAAGTTCCAGCTGA
- a CDS encoding GNAT family N-acetyltransferase, whose translation MYRSERYVFDGSRNIPVVIRNYTEQDFEDMIRIQRECFPPPFPQELLWNEEQLKNHVTLFPEGALCAEVDGRLAGSVTGLRVNFDPSHPDHTWEEITDDGYIRNHNPQGNTLYIVDISVSPAYRKLGLGKLLMQAMYHTIVELKLKQLLGGGRMPGYHEKAEEMSVEEYVLQVTAGELHDPVISFLLSCGRMPLHIVSNYLDDEESKNYGVLMEWKNPFR comes from the coding sequence GTGTATCGGAGTGAACGTTACGTCTTTGATGGCAGCCGGAATATCCCGGTTGTTATCCGAAATTATACAGAACAGGACTTTGAAGATATGATCCGCATTCAGCGGGAGTGTTTTCCGCCGCCGTTTCCACAGGAATTGCTGTGGAATGAAGAACAGCTGAAGAACCATGTAACACTGTTTCCTGAAGGTGCGTTGTGCGCGGAAGTGGATGGCCGTCTCGCCGGGTCGGTGACAGGGTTGCGAGTCAACTTCGATCCGAGTCATCCCGATCATACGTGGGAAGAGATTACAGATGATGGGTACATCCGCAATCACAATCCACAGGGGAATACATTGTATATCGTCGACATCAGTGTATCTCCTGCCTATCGGAAACTGGGGCTTGGCAAATTATTGATGCAGGCAATGTATCACACGATTGTTGAACTGAAACTCAAACAACTGCTCGGCGGCGGGAGGATGCCGGGGTATCATGAGAAAGCGGAAGAGATGTCAGTGGAGGAATATGTCCTGCAAGTAACGGCGGGAGAACTGCATGACCCGGTCATCTCTTTTCTTTTGAGCTGTGGACGGATGCCGCTGCACATTGTCAGCAATTACCTTGATGATGAGGAATCAAAGAATTATGGCGTTTTGATGGAATGGAAAAATCCTTTCCGCTGA
- a CDS encoding Mrp/NBP35 family ATP-binding protein — protein MLTEQQVQELLAGLQDPFLKRSFAETDGIVSIRVKEEKKHVSVKLAIAKTNTPEQMQLQMAVVDTLKEAGAESVGIRFEELPPEKLAAFRGKATESEAQDLLSPLNKVQFISIASGKGGVGKSTVSVNLAIALARLGKKVGLIDADIYGFSVPDMMGIDKSPVVRGNTIIPVERFGVKVISMGFFVEENTPVVWRGPMLGKVLDQFFRDVEWGDLDYLLLDLPPGTGDVALDIHQMLPASKEIIVTTPHPTAAFVAARAGAMALQTDHEVLGVIENMSWFESKESGKREFVFGQGGGPKLSEELRAPLLGQVPLGQPDWDEKDFAPSVYAEDHPTGKIYGEIAQQIMKQADK, from the coding sequence ATGTTGACTGAACAACAAGTACAGGAATTGCTCGCCGGCCTGCAAGATCCATTTTTAAAACGGTCTTTTGCAGAGACGGACGGCATTGTATCAATACGTGTCAAAGAAGAAAAAAAGCATGTCAGTGTTAAGCTGGCGATCGCTAAAACGAATACACCTGAACAAATGCAGCTGCAGATGGCAGTGGTGGATACACTAAAAGAAGCAGGTGCTGAATCGGTAGGTATCCGCTTTGAGGAACTGCCACCGGAAAAACTGGCTGCATTCCGCGGAAAAGCGACAGAATCTGAAGCACAGGATCTGCTGTCACCGCTCAATAAAGTACAATTCATCTCAATCGCGAGCGGAAAAGGCGGGGTAGGGAAGTCCACAGTATCCGTCAACCTGGCGATTGCGTTGGCGCGTCTCGGCAAGAAAGTTGGATTGATTGATGCCGATATTTATGGATTCAGTGTCCCTGATATGATGGGAATCGATAAATCACCGGTGGTTCGCGGCAATACAATTATTCCGGTAGAGCGGTTTGGTGTCAAAGTCATTTCAATGGGCTTCTTTGTAGAAGAAAATACGCCGGTTGTGTGGCGAGGGCCGATGCTCGGCAAAGTACTCGATCAGTTCTTCCGCGATGTAGAATGGGGCGATCTTGATTACCTGCTGCTGGATCTGCCGCCGGGAACAGGAGACGTCGCATTGGATATTCATCAGATGCTGCCAGCTTCCAAGGAAATCATTGTAACAACACCGCATCCGACAGCTGCCTTCGTCGCAGCCCGTGCAGGTGCAATGGCACTCCAGACCGATCATGAAGTGCTGGGAGTCATTGAAAATATGTCATGGTTTGAAAGCAAGGAAAGCGGCAAGCGGGAATTCGTTTTCGGACAAGGCGGCGGTCCAAAACTATCAGAAGAGCTTCGTGCTCCGCTGCTGGGCCAAGTGCCGCTCGGACAGCCTGACTGGGATGAGAAAGATTTTGCGCCGTCAGTTTATGCTGAAGATCACCCGACAGGCAAGATTTATGGGGAAATCGCTCAGCAAATTATGAAGCAAGCTGATAAGTAA
- a CDS encoding KinB-signaling pathway activation protein, translated as MTIRNWFKFFIKALLIGGIITGFVGLVIRWEDAFAPYFQQGEWGEFLAAFVWMVIVGFTMSVVSQMGFFAYLTVHQFGVGIFRTLRLWNWVQVLIIAIVIFDLIFFRFVSYAETAGQQLLYMGLLAVLVVTAVAVAYLKAKWTKKNAFISALFFMIVVTTLEWLPALMVRSENIDSWVALLLFPLLAVNAFQLLMLPKYNAQSDVDRERLEQRKAARKSMMQPANSKRK; from the coding sequence GTGACTATACGAAATTGGTTCAAGTTTTTTATAAAGGCGCTGCTGATTGGCGGAATCATAACAGGATTCGTCGGTCTGGTAATCCGCTGGGAAGATGCCTTTGCGCCGTACTTTCAGCAAGGTGAATGGGGAGAATTTCTTGCTGCGTTTGTCTGGATGGTCATTGTCGGCTTTACAATGAGTGTTGTCAGTCAGATGGGCTTCTTTGCCTACCTAACCGTGCATCAGTTTGGTGTTGGGATTTTCCGGACATTGCGGTTGTGGAACTGGGTACAGGTTTTAATTATCGCAATTGTTATTTTTGATTTGATTTTTTTCCGGTTTGTGTCCTATGCAGAAACTGCCGGACAGCAACTTTTATATATGGGGCTCTTAGCGGTGTTAGTAGTAACAGCAGTTGCTGTTGCTTATTTGAAAGCGAAGTGGACAAAAAAGAATGCTTTCATTTCCGCTCTCTTCTTCATGATTGTGGTGACTACACTCGAGTGGCTTCCAGCTCTTATGGTGCGCTCGGAAAATATCGACAGCTGGGTAGCGCTTTTGCTGTTTCCGCTTCTTGCAGTAAATGCATTCCAGCTTCTAATGCTTCCAAAATACAATGCGCAGTCAGATGTTGATCGTGAACGGCTTGAACAAAGAAAAGCAGCGAGAAAATCGATGATGCAACCGGCAAACAGTAAAAGGAAGTAA
- a CDS encoding SDR family NAD(P)-dependent oxidoreductase, with amino-acid sequence MYTYSLLEKILFLPAALNTNRLQKSLCNKTILITGASSGIGKSIAYRLSETGAHLILVARREHLLQAIRKDLEKSNVEVSIVQADLRKPDELQRLLTFIHQLPNGLDIVVSNAGLSIRRPIRQSLDRVHDFTRTMAINYEAPVQLLLSVIPLLAKKQGHIVNISTINALLLPVPYWTAYQASKTAFDVWLRSAEAELRMMGITVTSVYLPLVRTPMILPTAAYRKMPAMDPDHTAVIVCRSMYTKKRVYRPWWLIYGQVASVLFRRIGETIMAGAVKRKEDK; translated from the coding sequence ATGTATACTTATAGCTTGCTTGAAAAAATTTTGTTTTTGCCTGCAGCTTTAAATACAAACCGTCTTCAAAAATCTTTATGCAATAAGACCATATTGATCACCGGCGCCAGTTCAGGCATTGGAAAATCGATTGCTTACCGACTGAGTGAAACCGGTGCACATTTGATTTTAGTGGCGAGGAGGGAACACCTCCTCCAAGCTATCCGGAAAGATCTTGAAAAAAGCAATGTAGAGGTGAGCATCGTTCAGGCTGATTTGCGCAAACCGGACGAGCTGCAGCGTTTACTGACATTTATTCATCAGCTTCCGAATGGGCTGGACATCGTTGTCAGTAACGCCGGGCTTTCTATCAGGCGGCCTATCCGTCAGTCATTGGACCGGGTTCATGACTTCACCAGAACAATGGCCATCAATTATGAAGCACCTGTTCAACTGCTACTGTCTGTCATTCCGCTTCTTGCTAAAAAGCAAGGTCATATTGTTAATATTTCAACGATCAATGCGTTGTTACTGCCTGTCCCTTACTGGACGGCTTATCAGGCTTCCAAAACTGCATTCGATGTGTGGCTTCGTTCTGCAGAGGCAGAATTGCGGATGATGGGTATTACTGTGACTTCCGTATATTTGCCGTTAGTGCGCACACCGATGATTCTGCCGACGGCGGCTTACCGGAAGATGCCTGCAATGGACCCGGATCACACAGCAGTGATTGTCTGCCGGTCGATGTATACAAAAAAACGCGTATATCGGCCATGGTGGTTGATTTATGGTCAAGTGGCTTCTGTGTTATTCAGGAGAATAGGGGAGACGATTATGGCAGGTGCAGTCAAGCGAAAGGAAGACAAGTAA
- a CDS encoding AMP-binding protein: MKLLKLVIVLYRMQLLSFRGLTAVLSTVQKHGVNLMTLLEIREKYNGQDTALVDDNGSVSYSELLAQSSCWATSLRETYGLRAGQKAGVLCRNHIPLVGSLIAVSRLGADCYLLNPEIGREQFSSLTSIHDFDLLICDADLTGLVEGSESGLRKVCILHPDKPVTSRQKATSLGKEWQVSRSSAGRLILLTGGTTGAPKEAPHKPSLFKFLNPFLAVLIRLNFLNLKTIHIATPLYHGYGLAILLVCLALGKKAVLSSRFDAHRTCSLIRKHHVEAVTVVPLMLQKMLRANTDDLQSLCCIASGGAALSPQLVLETEHALGPVLYNLYGTSEAGLNLIATPEDLKAAPATNGRQITGMQLKIIDANKKPVPDGMIGHICVKSGWSMNNRKRDWIETGDLGYRSKEGYYFLCGRIDDMIVSGGENVYPVEVERVLSQHPLIEDVAVIGVDDDRFGQRLRAFVQTAEGTELTEEVLADWLGERIARYQMPREIRFVKRLPYTSLGKLNKKRLQS; this comes from the coding sequence ATGAAACTGCTGAAACTTGTCATTGTACTATATCGAATGCAATTGCTTTCCTTCCGCGGATTGACGGCAGTTCTTTCTACTGTCCAAAAACACGGTGTTAACCTTATGACACTCCTCGAGATCAGAGAGAAGTATAATGGACAAGACACAGCACTAGTCGATGACAATGGAAGTGTCAGTTACAGCGAGCTTCTTGCACAATCTAGCTGCTGGGCAACAAGTCTTCGGGAGACATACGGCCTCAGAGCTGGACAAAAGGCAGGTGTTCTTTGCCGAAATCATATTCCACTGGTCGGTTCACTGATTGCTGTTTCCCGGCTGGGAGCAGATTGTTACTTACTGAATCCGGAAATTGGCCGCGAACAATTCAGCAGCCTGACAAGCATTCATGATTTTGATCTTCTGATATGCGATGCTGATTTAACAGGCTTGGTAGAAGGAAGTGAAAGTGGATTAAGAAAGGTATGCATACTCCACCCGGACAAGCCGGTCACCAGCCGGCAAAAAGCGACGTCGCTAGGGAAAGAATGGCAAGTGTCCCGGTCTTCTGCCGGCAGGCTTATCCTGCTGACAGGCGGGACTACCGGAGCGCCAAAAGAAGCCCCGCATAAACCTTCTCTTTTCAAATTTTTGAATCCTTTTCTTGCGGTGCTTATCCGTCTTAATTTCTTGAATCTGAAGACCATCCATATCGCGACACCGCTTTATCATGGCTACGGATTAGCGATTCTGCTCGTATGTCTGGCATTGGGGAAAAAGGCGGTTCTGAGCAGCAGATTCGATGCCCACCGGACCTGTTCTCTTATTCGGAAACACCACGTTGAGGCTGTAACGGTGGTCCCGCTCATGCTGCAAAAGATGCTGCGGGCAAACACGGATGATCTGCAATCTCTATGCTGCATCGCTTCCGGAGGTGCAGCACTCAGTCCGCAGCTGGTTCTTGAAACTGAACACGCATTGGGTCCGGTGCTTTATAATTTATACGGCACTTCTGAAGCAGGACTGAACCTGATTGCAACACCGGAAGATTTAAAGGCAGCACCTGCGACCAATGGCAGGCAGATAACCGGCATGCAGCTGAAAATTATTGATGCTAACAAGAAACCTGTGCCTGATGGAATGATCGGTCATATTTGTGTGAAGAGTGGCTGGTCGATGAATAACCGGAAGCGGGATTGGATTGAAACTGGAGATCTTGGCTACCGGAGTAAAGAAGGATACTATTTTCTGTGCGGCCGGATCGATGACATGATTGTTTCAGGCGGTGAAAACGTCTATCCTGTTGAAGTGGAAAGGGTATTGTCTCAGCATCCACTAATTGAAGACGTGGCTGTTATCGGTGTAGATGACGATAGATTCGGTCAGCGGCTGAGGGCTTTTGTGCAGACTGCTGAAGGAACTGAATTGACTGAAGAGGTGTTGGCCGATTGGCTGGGCGAGCGGATAGCCCGCTACCAGATGCCCCGGGAAATCCGGTTTGTGAAGAGATTGCCATATACATCTTTAGGCAAACTGAATAAAAAGCGCCTCCAATCTTAA
- a CDS encoding ZIP family metal transporter, producing MWNWFLSLSPVLQALLAGLFTWGLTALGAAAVFAVKEVKVKLMDFMLGFAGGVMIAASFWSLLSPAIDMAQDSSFLPPWAVAAIGFLLGGLFIFLINRYVPHRHASDKSQQKVSNRNFLLLMAITLHNIPEGLAVGVAFGAVAAGYESASLAGAVALALGIGLQNFPEGVAVAMPLRREGVTRTKSFLYGQGSAIVEPIAAVIGALAVGLIQPILPYALSFAAGAMIFVVAEEVIPESQENGNKSLAANSLLVGFAVMMVLDVALG from the coding sequence ATGTGGAATTGGTTCTTGTCATTGTCACCGGTATTGCAGGCGTTATTAGCAGGACTCTTTACTTGGGGACTGACGGCACTCGGAGCAGCTGCTGTGTTTGCAGTCAAGGAAGTAAAAGTGAAGCTGATGGATTTTATGCTGGGATTTGCAGGCGGGGTAATGATTGCTGCGAGTTTCTGGTCCTTGCTGTCACCGGCGATTGACATGGCGCAGGATAGCAGTTTTCTGCCGCCATGGGCAGTAGCGGCAATTGGCTTCCTTTTGGGCGGTTTATTCATCTTTCTTATCAATCGTTATGTTCCTCACCGACATGCCTCCGATAAATCACAACAAAAAGTAAGCAATCGAAACTTTTTGCTGCTTATGGCTATAACTCTCCATAATATTCCAGAAGGCTTGGCAGTAGGTGTAGCATTCGGTGCTGTCGCTGCCGGCTATGAATCTGCATCGCTTGCTGGCGCAGTGGCCCTTGCACTTGGAATCGGACTGCAGAATTTTCCTGAAGGCGTTGCTGTAGCGATGCCATTGAGAAGAGAAGGTGTAACGAGAACGAAAAGTTTTTTATACGGCCAAGGCTCTGCAATTGTAGAACCGATCGCAGCAGTTATTGGTGCATTGGCAGTCGGTCTTATTCAACCGATCCTTCCTTATGCATTGAGTTTTGCCGCGGGCGCGATGATTTTTGTGGTTGCAGAGGAAGTCATCCCTGAATCACAGGAAAATGGCAATAAATCACTGGCTGCCAATAGTTTGCTGGTCGGCTTTGCTGTTATGATGGTACTTGACGTGGCTCTCGGTTAA
- a CDS encoding ABC transporter ATP-binding protein, translating into MVQQRETLLEVKNLHSGFTIDGDFYNAVQDVSFDIKEKEVVCVVGESGCGKSVMSLSLMQLLPKENAKIASGEVLLNGMDIVPKSQAEMNKIRGKDMAMIFQEPMTALNPVLTIGFQLNEVLYNHTGIKKREATQKSVELLKQVGISRPESIMDEYPHQLSGGMRQRIMIAMAIAMEPKLLIADEPTTALDVTIQAQILELLKDIQERKNMSILLITHDLGVVAELADRVVVMYAGEVIEQSDVDSLFYDPKHPYTEALLSSIPRLEEKVETLNTIGGVVPSLKNMPEVGCRFADRCPKASDHCTEITPKLADVGGGHYAKCLLYEECYPTESEGVRR; encoded by the coding sequence ATGGTACAGCAAAGGGAGACTCTCCTGGAAGTCAAGAATCTCCATAGCGGTTTTACGATCGATGGGGACTTTTATAATGCAGTCCAAGATGTCTCGTTTGATATTAAAGAAAAAGAAGTGGTGTGTGTGGTCGGGGAGTCCGGATGCGGTAAAAGTGTCATGTCCCTTTCACTGATGCAGCTTCTACCGAAAGAAAATGCCAAAATCGCGTCTGGTGAAGTCCTGTTAAACGGCATGGATATTGTACCCAAAAGCCAGGCTGAAATGAATAAAATACGCGGGAAAGATATGGCGATGATTTTCCAAGAGCCAATGACTGCCCTGAATCCTGTACTGACAATTGGTTTTCAACTGAATGAAGTACTGTATAACCATACCGGTATCAAAAAGCGGGAAGCGACACAAAAGTCCGTCGAACTTCTGAAGCAGGTCGGTATTTCACGGCCTGAGAGTATCATGGACGAGTACCCGCACCAGCTGTCCGGCGGTATGCGCCAGCGAATCATGATTGCGATGGCGATTGCAATGGAACCGAAACTGCTCATTGCTGATGAGCCGACAACTGCGCTGGATGTTACCATCCAAGCACAGATCCTTGAACTGCTGAAGGACATCCAGGAACGGAAAAATATGTCGATTCTGTTGATTACCCACGACTTGGGGGTGGTCGCCGAACTGGCGGACCGAGTGGTTGTCATGTATGCCGGTGAAGTGATCGAGCAATCAGATGTAGATAGTCTGTTTTATGATCCGAAGCATCCTTACACGGAAGCGCTGTTATCCAGCATTCCGCGCCTTGAAGAAAAAGTCGAAACTCTGAATACGATTGGCGGCGTGGTGCCCTCACTTAAGAATATGCCGGAAGTCGGCTGCCGTTTTGCGGACAGGTGCCCGAAAGCGTCCGACCACTGTACAGAAATCACACCGAAACTCGCCGATGTGGGCGGCGGACATTATGCGAAATGTCTGCTCTATGAGGAATGCTACCCGACAGAGAGTGAGGGAGTGAGAAGATGA
- a CDS encoding ABC transporter ATP-binding protein gives MTAKHTEEREILLEVKNLKKYYPVHAGFFRRKIADVKAVDDISFTLRRGETFGLVGESGCGKSTAGRTITRLTDATDGVVNFNGENLANVNSKKLWEIRKDLQMVFQDPYASLNPKMMVGHLVDEPLRNYTRKSHKKLQAEVMNLLTKVGLREEDYYRYPHEFSGGQRQRIGIARALALQPKLIIADEPVSALDVSIQSQVLNLLKELQDEFHLTYLFIAHDLSVVKHMSDRIGVMYLGNMMEIGGSDSLYEEPLHPYTQSLISAIPQPDPRRKRERIVLQGDVPNPQNPPSGCVFHTRCPFAMDACKVIVPELKEVRPDHRVACLLYDEEVMKDKK, from the coding sequence ATGACGGCGAAACACACAGAAGAACGGGAAATCCTATTGGAAGTCAAAAACTTAAAAAAATACTATCCGGTCCATGCCGGGTTCTTTAGACGGAAAATCGCAGATGTTAAAGCGGTGGACGATATTTCCTTTACATTGAGAAGAGGAGAGACATTCGGACTGGTCGGTGAATCGGGCTGCGGCAAGTCAACTGCTGGCCGGACGATTACCCGGCTGACCGATGCCACTGATGGTGTCGTCAATTTCAACGGCGAAAATCTGGCGAACGTCAACAGCAAAAAGCTATGGGAAATCCGGAAAGATTTGCAGATGGTGTTTCAGGATCCTTATGCTTCCCTTAACCCCAAGATGATGGTCGGACACTTGGTGGATGAACCGCTCCGCAATTACACTCGGAAATCCCATAAAAAACTGCAGGCTGAAGTGATGAATCTGCTGACGAAAGTCGGGCTCCGAGAAGAGGATTATTACAGATACCCACATGAATTTTCAGGCGGCCAGCGCCAACGGATCGGGATTGCCCGGGCATTGGCATTGCAGCCGAAGCTGATCATCGCCGATGAGCCGGTGAGTGCGCTTGATGTATCCATCCAGTCACAAGTGCTGAACCTATTAAAAGAATTGCAGGATGAGTTCCACTTAACTTATTTGTTCATCGCACATGATTTAAGTGTCGTCAAACATATGAGCGACCGGATTGGTGTCATGTATCTCGGCAATATGATGGAAATCGGCGGAAGCGATTCCTTATACGAAGAACCGCTGCATCCGTACACCCAATCGTTGATCTCTGCAATTCCTCAGCCGGATCCGAGAAGAAAACGCGAACGGATCGTGCTCCAGGGAGATGTGCCGAATCCTCAGAACCCGCCGAGCGGCTGTGTATTCCATACGCGCTGTCCATTTGCAATGGATGCCTGCAAAGTCATTGTCCCGGAACTTAAGGAGGTGAGGCCAGACCATCGAGTGGCTTGTTTGCTTTACGACGAAGAAGTAATGAAAGATAAAAAATAA
- the opp4A gene encoding oligopeptide ABC transporter substrate-binding protein — MKQNKSWLLLMLMVLAVGLFLAACSSDGEEAVEPEEGGVEGETEEAVAVGDPVAGGTVTYGYTAPFQGLLERGFYEGEDDDLILNFMMDPLVATGDDLLPVPEMAEYEIDEEAKTITFSIKDGIEWHDGEPLTAEDMAFAYEVIAHPDYTGPRYANVEMIEGAAEKHDGTAETISGLEVVSDQILKVKLTELQPNTMSNLWVYPMPKHYYEGIPVAELAESDAVRKAPIGTGPFKVANIVPGELVELERFEDYWQGTPYLEGVNYQVVDASLATGLLENGEIDIMAIPASQYEEIKELENVQLFEEASLGYSYIGFKLGHWDAENEVNVMDNPKFQDKQLRQAMAYALDRQGMLDAFSSGLGELIEAPMPPVSWAKADDAELTQYTYDPEKAKALLDEAGYVDVDGDGFREDPNGDPFTINFDAMSGSEIAEPRAQYIIQNWQDVGLNVSLNGGSLKEFNLFYDMVESDDPSVEVFMGAWGLASDPDPTGLWKSDDFWNFPRWVNEESDALIEEGLSAEAFDQEYRKEVYVEWQKLVNEELPNIFLNAPVDVYAANERLQNVHTNSFTSQVDPHLWWVTDAAEAE; from the coding sequence TTGAAGCAAAACAAATCATGGCTGTTACTGATGCTGATGGTGCTGGCGGTAGGATTATTTTTGGCAGCCTGCAGTTCAGACGGCGAAGAAGCAGTAGAACCGGAAGAAGGCGGAGTCGAAGGTGAAACAGAAGAAGCAGTGGCAGTTGGAGACCCGGTAGCGGGCGGAACAGTCACTTACGGTTATACAGCGCCTTTCCAAGGTCTGCTGGAACGCGGGTTTTATGAAGGCGAAGATGATGACCTGATCCTGAACTTCATGATGGATCCACTTGTTGCAACAGGAGACGATCTCCTGCCGGTGCCGGAAATGGCCGAGTATGAAATTGATGAAGAAGCAAAAACAATCACATTCTCTATTAAAGATGGCATTGAATGGCATGATGGCGAGCCACTGACGGCTGAAGATATGGCGTTCGCTTACGAAGTTATCGCACATCCTGATTACACAGGTCCGCGCTACGCGAACGTGGAAATGATCGAAGGTGCCGCGGAAAAGCATGACGGCACAGCAGAAACAATTTCCGGTCTGGAAGTTGTCAGCGATCAGATTCTGAAAGTGAAACTGACTGAACTCCAGCCGAATACTATGTCCAACCTCTGGGTATACCCGATGCCGAAGCATTATTATGAAGGCATTCCGGTAGCTGAACTTGCAGAATCTGATGCGGTCCGTAAAGCACCGATCGGAACAGGTCCATTTAAAGTGGCAAATATCGTTCCTGGCGAACTCGTTGAGCTGGAGCGTTTTGAAGATTACTGGCAGGGAACTCCTTACCTTGAAGGCGTAAACTACCAAGTAGTGGATGCTTCACTTGCTACAGGATTGCTTGAAAATGGCGAAATCGATATCATGGCGATTCCTGCCAGCCAGTACGAAGAAATCAAAGAACTTGAAAATGTACAGCTGTTTGAAGAAGCTTCATTGGGCTACAGCTATATTGGCTTTAAATTGGGCCATTGGGACGCTGAAAACGAAGTGAACGTAATGGATAACCCGAAATTCCAGGATAAGCAGCTCCGCCAGGCAATGGCTTACGCACTTGACCGTCAAGGCATGCTCGATGCATTCTCAAGCGGTTTGGGTGAATTGATCGAAGCGCCAATGCCGCCAGTAAGCTGGGCAAAAGCAGACGACGCTGAACTGACACAGTATACGTATGACCCGGAAAAAGCGAAAGCACTTCTCGATGAAGCCGGTTATGTCGATGTAGATGGTGATGGTTTCCGTGAAGATCCGAATGGCGATCCGTTCACAATCAATTTTGATGCAATGTCTGGTTCTGAGATCGCTGAGCCACGTGCCCAGTACATCATCCAGAACTGGCAGGATGTCGGTCTGAACGTTTCTCTGAACGGCGGATCGCTGAAAGAATTCAATTTGTTCTATGACATGGTCGAATCTGATGATCCATCTGTTGAAGTATTCATGGGTGCATGGGGCTTGGCAAGTGACCCGGATCCGACTGGTCTCTGGAAATCAGATGACTTCTGGAACTTCCCGCGCTGGGTGAATGAAGAGTCGGATGCATTGATCGAAGAAGGCCTCAGTGCTGAAGCATTCGATCAGGAATACCGGAAAGAAGTTTATGTTGAATGGCAGAAACTTGTGAATGAAGAATTGCCGAACATCTTCCTAAACGCACCGGTTGATGTCTATGCAGCGAACGAACGTCTGCAGAACGTGCACACAAATTCCTTCACTTCACAGGTTGATCCACATCTCTGGTGGGTAACTGACGCTGCTGAAGCAGAATAA